The following proteins are encoded in a genomic region of Halorussus lipolyticus:
- a CDS encoding ATP-binding protein: MEADGERISVDLATVAAKQWVTVEAPDVDLNVERTIEANETDIRNLFQNCLKNAVEQIDPDTTVMVTVGALADGIYVADDGTGIPLEEREIVFDEGGTTAADNGANWLRTRVR; this comes from the coding sequence GTGGAGGCGGACGGCGAACGCATATCGGTGGACCTCGCGACTGTGGCGGCCAAGCAGTGGGTGACAGTCGAGGCACCTGACGTTGACCTCAACGTCGAACGGACGATCGAAGCCAACGAGACGGACATCCGCAACCTGTTTCAGAACTGCCTCAAGAACGCCGTCGAACAGATCGATCCAGACACGACGGTGATGGTGACGGTCGGTGCACTCGCTGATGGCATCTACGTGGCCGATGACGGCACCGGAATTCCGCTAGAAGAGCGGGAGATCGTCTTCGACGAGGGAGGCACGACGGCCGCAGACAATGGGGCGAACTGGCTTCGGACTCGCGTTCGTTAA
- the cas1b gene encoding type I-B CRISPR-associated endonuclease Cas1b, with translation MKERYYITSVGRLERNSDTLYFVQEGDRTPLPVNKIYDIFAGAGVSVTTGVFDLLAENEIALHIFSYNGAYRGTFLPPRPILSGKCHIEQAQTYLDDSERLDIASRFVQGAIENMRLTLRRYCDEECGTGSILSDHRENIGEQTTIPELMQHEGSARDAYYSCVDHCLPESFSFPSRSRQPPENPANSAMSYLNALVYASAVTEIYHTRLNQTISFLHEPHERRYSLSLDIAEIFKPLLADRLLLSLTRQGQLTPDDFESEGQAVLLTDDGKKTLRHAFDERLSTTRKHPGIGRSLSWRRWIRTECYQVTKHVLGLEQYQPTTVR, from the coding sequence ATGAAAGAACGCTACTACATCACGTCGGTCGGCCGACTTGAACGTAACAGCGATACGCTCTATTTCGTACAGGAAGGTGACCGAACTCCTCTTCCAGTCAACAAAATCTACGATATTTTCGCCGGTGCAGGTGTCTCGGTCACAACCGGCGTATTCGACCTGCTCGCGGAGAACGAGATCGCCCTGCATATCTTTAGCTACAATGGTGCATATCGTGGGACGTTCCTTCCACCGCGTCCGATTCTCTCGGGAAAGTGCCATATTGAACAAGCGCAAACGTACTTAGATGACTCCGAGAGACTCGACATTGCCAGTCGGTTCGTACAGGGTGCTATCGAAAATATGCGACTCACACTTCGGCGCTACTGTGACGAGGAGTGTGGGACAGGATCGATTCTATCTGACCACCGTGAAAACATCGGCGAACAAACTACCATCCCTGAATTGATGCAACACGAGGGGTCGGCACGAGACGCATACTATTCTTGTGTTGACCACTGCCTCCCAGAATCGTTTTCCTTCCCGAGTCGGAGTCGCCAACCTCCAGAGAATCCCGCAAACAGCGCGATGAGTTACCTAAATGCGCTCGTCTATGCCTCCGCTGTAACGGAAATCTATCATACACGCTTGAATCAGACGATTAGCTTTCTCCATGAGCCACATGAACGACGGTATAGCCTGAGCTTGGATATTGCAGAGATATTTAAACCACTACTGGCGGACCGACTGCTCCTCTCACTCACACGTCAGGGCCAGCTAACCCCAGACGATTTCGAATCAGAGGGGCAGGCCGTTCTCCTTACAGACGACGGAAAGAAGACCCTTCGGCACGCTTTCGATGAGCGACTATCGACGACCCGCAAGCATCCCGGTATTGGTCGGTCACTTTCGTGGCGACGCTGGATTCGGACAGAGTGCTACCAAGTAACGAAACACGTCCTCGGACTGGAACAGTACCAACCGACAACGGTACGATAG
- the cas2 gene encoding CRISPR-associated endonuclease Cas2: MFVVIVYDVRADRTQQICDYLRRWLNWRQNSVFDGHLTESEYEEVRSWIQSFVDTGEQVLLYTTTREDALDIEEFGDEREDTRFL, translated from the coding sequence ATGTTCGTAGTTATCGTCTATGACGTACGTGCCGACCGAACGCAACAGATTTGTGATTATCTCCGCCGGTGGCTGAACTGGCGACAGAATAGCGTTTTCGATGGCCATCTCACCGAAAGCGAATACGAGGAGGTTCGTTCTTGGATTCAGTCGTTTGTCGATACGGGGGAACAGGTCCTTTTGTATACGACGACACGAGAGGATGCACTTGATATCGAGGAGTTTGGCGACGAACGAGAGGACACAAGATTTCTATAA
- a CDS encoding class I SAM-dependent DNA methyltransferase encodes MSVTEDSVTDLLADYLRDEGVNAVTQISHNVASGRSQPDLEVQDGRVFLGEAKWEDKKWKGFGEARDYGQLPGVSGSFIIAYPNDLKQETFQTDLSGNTAEAALSGHEFEVAFLRKNAETDTDTLSLEQLPQWIQDNIEDRKDPEADPDQVVDTLRQMADMLNDQLEAAPEENLFKNVLGASSDDDEEQEAARETAGYLLVNQLMFYRVLSTSSRFDFPKLEAEDFDSPQELTDYFEIVLEEDFTPVFSFDIASDLPESSLETVKSIIRSLNGLQPENIQHDVLGKVFHELIPVSARKKVAAYYTKNKAADILTDLAIDKPNAKVMDPACGSGTLLASSYLRKRELLEASGKDFTEEDHQQFVEEDITGIDVMPFAAHLSCIHLALQAPIYETDEVNIGIADSTSLKPGSTIDPLSFVLPESSEQRGLGDYRDGSSPEVEEEMIEGGSTTLDAGQGREMELKTTDLIIMNPPFSRQESIARFSQDYKAKLETRFDRRRKYLHGKMNYCSYFFFLADKFLKQGGRIAAVVPATVLNEKSDHGVRKMLVEEYDVEYIFAREDAPNYSEDTDLREVLIVAKKGKSEDDSTAFVSHDGLDINPEQVQLAADTLEAGQSVSREDFSVQRISIEDLNIDNLFSPFSLDNPDLFAKWDRLVQNIPTTSLDTFDVGLIRGIGSNGNGQMHVHPEASINDPTALKFGDRDLWVYDDETDDHVVAKHRHTGDTVDVPKDNLIPNLRRYSGRGKTEISNIPEYAIQHSDFSGIDHYMSLTDEPEIPSKWHERVERRLGWIALVRRVDLTAPGTHHLAYYSDKKRLYPDMMWVPTKTSQTEAKLLTAWFDSTFGWLQSLSTRVETRGAWIEWHKYIVKKFRVPEIHALDANEKQTLEGTFDEISTVDAPSMYVQLARNAEPSEFDDEEEDRMDKAFDGLSDELGEGYESRRKLDSTLLDLADISDDDQDELLEELYNGMLREMVALKLMMDS; translated from the coding sequence ATGTCCGTTACGGAAGACAGCGTTACCGACCTTTTAGCCGACTATCTACGGGATGAGGGAGTCAATGCTGTAACACAAATCTCTCATAATGTAGCGTCGGGTCGCAGTCAGCCTGACTTAGAAGTACAGGATGGTCGAGTCTTTCTCGGAGAAGCAAAGTGGGAGGATAAGAAATGGAAGGGATTCGGTGAAGCACGTGACTACGGACAACTTCCGGGGGTTTCGGGGTCATTCATTATCGCTTATCCAAACGACCTCAAACAGGAGACGTTCCAAACAGACTTGTCAGGGAATACTGCTGAAGCCGCGCTTTCTGGTCATGAATTCGAAGTTGCTTTCCTCCGAAAAAATGCAGAGACGGATACAGACACGCTCTCATTAGAGCAACTTCCTCAATGGATACAAGATAACATTGAGGACCGGAAAGACCCTGAGGCAGACCCCGACCAAGTTGTTGATACATTGCGGCAGATGGCCGATATGCTAAATGACCAGCTGGAAGCTGCACCCGAGGAAAACCTGTTTAAAAATGTCTTAGGTGCTTCTTCTGATGACGATGAGGAACAAGAGGCTGCGCGTGAAACTGCAGGATATCTCTTAGTCAATCAACTCATGTTCTACCGGGTTCTCAGTACGAGTTCTCGGTTTGATTTCCCGAAATTGGAAGCTGAAGACTTTGACTCACCTCAGGAGCTTACGGACTATTTCGAGATTGTTCTTGAAGAGGACTTCACTCCGGTTTTCAGCTTTGATATAGCTAGTGACCTTCCAGAGTCCTCCCTTGAAACTGTAAAATCCATCATCCGGAGCCTCAATGGTCTCCAACCAGAGAACATTCAGCATGACGTTTTAGGGAAAGTCTTCCACGAGCTTATCCCAGTCTCTGCAAGAAAAAAGGTGGCTGCATATTACACGAAAAACAAGGCTGCGGACATCCTCACGGACCTAGCCATCGACAAACCGAATGCGAAGGTAATGGACCCAGCATGTGGAAGCGGAACGCTACTTGCATCTTCGTACCTCCGAAAACGAGAGTTACTGGAAGCGAGTGGGAAGGATTTCACTGAGGAAGACCACCAGCAATTCGTTGAAGAAGACATTACTGGAATTGATGTGATGCCTTTTGCAGCCCATCTATCCTGCATTCACTTGGCTTTGCAAGCCCCTATCTACGAGACTGACGAAGTGAATATCGGGATTGCCGACAGCACAAGTCTCAAACCAGGGAGTACGATTGACCCTCTTTCGTTCGTTCTCCCAGAAAGCAGCGAGCAACGCGGTCTCGGTGATTACAGAGATGGGTCCAGTCCTGAAGTTGAGGAAGAAATGATTGAGGGAGGGAGTACAACGCTTGACGCGGGACAAGGACGGGAGATGGAGTTGAAAACTACCGATTTGATTATTATGAATCCTCCTTTCTCCCGTCAAGAGTCAATTGCTCGATTCAGTCAAGATTATAAAGCTAAATTGGAGACTCGGTTTGACCGACGTCGCAAGTATCTTCACGGTAAGATGAACTACTGTTCATACTTCTTCTTCCTTGCAGACAAGTTCCTGAAGCAGGGTGGCCGGATAGCCGCAGTCGTCCCTGCAACCGTTTTGAACGAGAAAAGCGACCACGGTGTGCGGAAAATGCTGGTCGAAGAATATGATGTTGAGTATATCTTTGCTCGGGAGGATGCCCCGAATTACAGTGAAGACACCGACCTCCGTGAAGTCCTCATTGTCGCGAAGAAGGGCAAGTCTGAGGATGATAGTACTGCCTTCGTCTCCCACGATGGGCTTGATATCAATCCAGAACAAGTGCAACTCGCTGCAGATACGCTTGAGGCTGGTCAGTCCGTTTCGAGAGAGGATTTCTCTGTTCAGCGAATATCAATTGAAGACCTGAATATTGACAACCTCTTCTCTCCCTTCTCCTTGGACAATCCAGACCTCTTTGCGAAGTGGGACCGTCTCGTCCAGAACATCCCAACGACCTCGCTTGACACATTCGATGTCGGGCTCATACGAGGAATCGGAAGTAACGGGAATGGACAGATGCACGTGCATCCGGAAGCCTCCATCAATGACCCAACTGCTCTCAAGTTCGGGGACCGCGACCTGTGGGTGTACGACGATGAGACTGACGACCATGTAGTCGCGAAACACCGACACACAGGAGATACAGTTGACGTTCCGAAGGACAATCTCATCCCGAATCTGCGTCGTTACTCCGGTAGGGGAAAGACCGAGATCTCGAACATCCCCGAGTACGCTATCCAGCATTCAGACTTCTCCGGCATCGACCACTATATGAGTCTTACCGATGAGCCAGAAATTCCATCCAAGTGGCATGAGCGTGTGGAACGTCGATTAGGATGGATTGCGCTTGTCCGTCGTGTGGACTTGACAGCTCCTGGTACTCACCACCTCGCATATTACTCTGACAAGAAGCGGTTATATCCCGACATGATGTGGGTGCCCACCAAAACCTCTCAAACAGAGGCAAAATTACTTACTGCCTGGTTTGACAGCACATTCGGTTGGCTCCAGTCTCTCTCCACCCGCGTTGAAACCCGCGGTGCCTGGATTGAATGGCACAAGTACATTGTCAAGAAGTTCCGCGTGCCGGAAATCCACGCACTTGACGCCAATGAGAAACAGACTTTGGAGGGAACCTTCGATGAGATTAGTACGGTCGATGCTCCTAGCATGTACGTCCAGCTAGCTCGCAACGCTGAACCATCCGAATTCGATGATGAAGAAGAAGACCGGATGGACAAAGCATTCGACGGCCTATCGGATGAGCTTGGAGAAGGCTATGAGTCGCGGAGAAAACTTGACTCCACACTTCTGGACCTCGCTGATATCTCTGATGACGACCAAGATGAGCTGCTCGAAGAACTGTACAACGGGATGCTACGCGAGATGGTTGCTCTAAAGTTGATGATGGACTCATAG
- a CDS encoding IS6 family transposase, giving the protein MPEFDRLNECSDWIELDFVEREATPESLMKLSIHLHAAGLSLSDTVSVLEKFGVERCRSTIYNWVQKADLQPTEGKNPNHVAVDETVIQLNDQRYWLYAAVDPETNEFLHVKLYPTRTIVVTKQFLTELHEKHRVTDAVFLVDGAPWLQAALFEEKLRFQHVIHGNRNSVERVFKELKRRTNQFANHFRHATHRSAENWLQTLAFAWNQLI; this is encoded by the coding sequence ATGCCAGAATTCGACCGCCTCAACGAGTGTAGCGATTGGATCGAGTTAGATTTTGTGGAGCGAGAAGCGACACCGGAGTCGCTGATGAAGCTCAGTATCCACCTTCATGCGGCCGGATTATCACTCTCGGATACTGTTTCTGTCTTAGAGAAGTTCGGTGTCGAACGGTGTCGCTCAACGATTTATAATTGGGTGCAGAAAGCCGATCTACAGCCGACTGAGGGTAAAAACCCGAATCACGTTGCGGTCGATGAAACCGTGATTCAACTCAACGACCAGCGTTACTGGCTGTACGCCGCCGTCGATCCTGAAACCAACGAATTCCTCCACGTGAAGCTCTATCCGACACGAACTATCGTTGTGACGAAGCAGTTTCTTACCGAGTTGCACGAGAAACACCGCGTCACCGACGCGGTGTTTCTCGTCGATGGCGCACCATGGTTGCAAGCCGCACTCTTCGAGGAAAAACTCCGATTTCAGCATGTCATACATGGAAATCGGAATAGCGTCGAACGTGTCTTCAAAGAATTAAAACGTCGCACCAACCAATTTGCTAATCATTTCCGCCACGCGACGCACCGCTCCGCCGAAAACTGGTTGCAAACTCTCGCCTTCGCATGGAATCAGCTAATCTGA
- the cas3 gene encoding CRISPR-associated helicase Cas3', with protein sequence MSSESDTDAEPLYAKSDPPTSLDTHLQAVADATVTALDSSATARAALPAETTSDRLRDLGRLAGLLHDTGKAHPDWQAKCQHAIETGENVTLPNHSARSALVAFALTASSDGIPVLHTALTEVERAALLLAVLHHHTPISESNHRANEHLIDGADCDALFEQVSETETVGDWSLQIDALTALSGFREFVKQVRKRPGSDEQFHEIASITTILRSALIQADHHASSQAGDGPPAPLPTSLTAESIEFYDELRPFQQTVADYLDGDTPDQFFGLAGCGAGKTQTALQWGAEQCRAGNADRLVIAMPTRTTSNNLFQTVTNDHADPDDVALYHSTSGRVYTEKFSDERELETINEYPRRCKWFQQPITICTVDHLLATLVNNDKHSDIARGNLRRAAVVFDEVHAYDRQLLQAIAGAVEYFDAIELPWYVMTATCPPELEAALDPTETVHDPREDHSPYHVKQHDHELTAEVVADSLASGDARTAMVVKNTVRSAQTLARQLAKVTPSDVSVTYYSSEFPSYDRRAKEREVREQFAPGDVPTDERRILVCTQVCELSLDISVDTLYTDLAPADAVIQRAGRLHRRGNRPDAEDCDCEDCAERMRPVEYVCNTYFDPTASAWYPYATGRNTPEWNLLLATRDALDAATAYSFEASRHWIAEAYSAYNLQVREQTFRGAIANDSMFGPPRWDGNRISFRTGTHRRLPVVASPYDLHDNDEKPVPFSYLWETFDSHDCCGHCGLETDRYTPCHEALQEAIEEYSIEIPAYWLLDDDIRCHSSEVFPDAPRVSLPEVSLHYSYQWGIQNPTNDATTDTSAREF encoded by the coding sequence ATGAGTAGCGAGTCAGACACCGACGCGGAACCACTCTACGCAAAGAGTGACCCGCCCACATCGCTCGACACACACCTACAGGCGGTTGCCGACGCGACAGTTACGGCGCTCGACTCGTCCGCTACCGCACGGGCGGCACTTCCGGCTGAGACGACAAGTGACCGTCTCCGTGACCTCGGGCGACTCGCTGGTCTGCTTCACGACACCGGGAAAGCACATCCCGACTGGCAAGCCAAGTGCCAGCACGCAATCGAGACCGGCGAGAACGTCACACTCCCAAACCATAGCGCACGAAGCGCCCTCGTCGCGTTCGCTCTCACGGCGTCCAGTGACGGGATTCCGGTTCTCCATACCGCGCTTACCGAGGTCGAGCGGGCGGCTTTACTCCTCGCGGTCTTGCATCACCATACTCCGATTTCGGAGAGTAATCACCGGGCGAACGAACACCTCATAGATGGGGCTGACTGTGACGCACTCTTCGAGCAGGTCTCCGAGACTGAGACGGTGGGGGATTGGTCGCTACAGATAGACGCCCTGACGGCTCTAAGCGGGTTTCGGGAGTTTGTCAAACAGGTTCGCAAACGTCCCGGTAGTGACGAGCAATTTCACGAAATCGCCTCGATAACGACGATTCTACGAAGCGCGCTGATTCAGGCCGACCACCACGCGAGCAGTCAAGCAGGTGACGGCCCACCTGCACCCTTGCCAACCTCGCTTACAGCCGAGAGTATCGAGTTCTACGACGAACTCAGACCATTTCAACAGACGGTCGCCGACTATCTCGATGGCGATACTCCAGACCAGTTTTTCGGCCTTGCAGGCTGTGGCGCAGGCAAAACCCAGACCGCGCTTCAATGGGGTGCCGAACAATGCCGAGCGGGGAACGCCGACCGACTCGTCATAGCGATGCCGACGCGGACGACCTCGAACAACCTCTTTCAGACGGTTACGAACGACCACGCCGACCCCGACGATGTGGCGCTCTATCACAGCACGAGTGGACGAGTTTATACGGAGAAGTTTAGCGACGAACGCGAACTGGAAACCATCAACGAGTATCCGCGCCGCTGTAAGTGGTTCCAGCAACCGATTACCATCTGTACCGTAGACCACCTCCTCGCCACGCTCGTCAACAACGACAAGCACTCGGACATCGCTCGGGGAAACCTCCGTCGCGCGGCAGTGGTCTTCGATGAAGTCCATGCCTACGACCGGCAATTGCTACAGGCGATAGCGGGTGCTGTCGAGTATTTTGACGCAATCGAGTTGCCGTGGTACGTCATGACTGCGACCTGTCCGCCGGAACTCGAAGCGGCGTTGGACCCGACCGAGACGGTGCATGACCCACGCGAGGACCACTCACCGTATCACGTCAAACAGCACGACCACGAGCTAACCGCAGAGGTAGTTGCAGACAGCTTGGCGTCGGGTGACGCTCGAACGGCGATGGTCGTGAAGAATACCGTCAGGAGTGCTCAGACGCTTGCAAGACAGCTTGCAAAAGTGACACCCTCGGACGTGTCGGTCACGTACTACAGTAGTGAGTTCCCGTCCTACGACCGCCGGGCGAAAGAACGCGAGGTCCGCGAGCAGTTCGCTCCCGGCGATGTTCCGACCGACGAGCGCCGGATTCTCGTCTGTACGCAGGTCTGTGAACTCTCGCTGGACATTAGCGTCGATACGCTCTACACGGACCTCGCACCTGCTGACGCGGTGATTCAGCGAGCAGGCCGCCTTCACCGACGTGGGAACCGGCCGGACGCAGAAGATTGTGATTGCGAGGACTGTGCCGAACGAATGCGACCGGTCGAGTACGTCTGCAACACCTATTTTGACCCGACAGCGAGTGCGTGGTACCCATATGCGACTGGGCGGAATACCCCGGAGTGGAATCTACTGTTGGCGACACGAGACGCACTCGACGCCGCGACAGCATACTCGTTCGAGGCGTCGAGACACTGGATAGCCGAAGCCTATTCTGCGTACAACCTGCAGGTTCGTGAACAGACGTTCCGAGGAGCTATTGCAAACGACTCGATGTTCGGACCGCCTCGATGGGACGGTAATCGAATCTCGTTCCGAACGGGGACACATCGTCGGCTTCCAGTCGTTGCCTCTCCGTACGACCTCCACGACAACGACGAAAAACCAGTGCCATTCAGTTACTTGTGGGAGACGTTTGATTCTCACGACTGCTGTGGACACTGTGGTCTCGAAACTGACCGCTATACGCCGTGCCACGAAGCACTGCAAGAGGCCATCGAAGAGTACAGCATCGAAATTCCCGCCTACTGGCTTTTGGACGACGATATTCGATGTCACTCCTCAGAAGTGTTCCCGGATGCTCCTCGTGTTTCACTTCCAGAGGTGTCGCTTCACTACTCTTACCAGTGGGGGATACAGAACCCCACCAACGATGCGACAACCGACACGTCGGCGCGAGAATTCTGA
- the cas4 gene encoding CRISPR-associated protein Cas4, with amino-acid sequence MPHNVPNSYYVDRCATAMSRSLTGEHYHYYAICPTKLWYHHHRVLYAQENEFVRLGKHLSETAYSRDEGVSIGASKFDLVRRPDENTLEISEVKRSSTYSEADRLQLLHYLSIVAEDSAEDSDDYRLVGKIRYPRENTVTTVHWSAEMASEHEEVTDDIRSIVDGECPPPERISACNKCSMREFCFA; translated from the coding sequence ATGCCTCACAACGTCCCAAATAGTTATTATGTAGACCGTTGTGCTACGGCCATGTCTCGGTCACTTACCGGGGAACACTACCACTATTACGCGATTTGTCCGACGAAACTCTGGTATCATCACCATCGAGTTTTATACGCTCAAGAGAACGAATTCGTTCGACTCGGCAAACATCTCTCTGAAACAGCCTACAGTAGAGATGAGGGAGTATCTATCGGGGCCAGTAAATTCGATCTCGTTCGTCGTCCAGACGAGAATACGCTCGAAATCAGCGAAGTGAAACGGTCCTCGACGTATTCAGAGGCCGACCGCTTACAGCTACTTCATTATCTTTCGATTGTCGCTGAAGACAGTGCCGAAGACTCGGACGACTATCGACTAGTGGGGAAGATACGCTATCCGCGTGAAAACACGGTCACGACAGTCCACTGGTCGGCTGAAATGGCGTCTGAACACGAGGAGGTAACCGATGACATCCGGTCGATTGTAGACGGCGAGTGCCCACCCCCAGAGCGAATATCGGCCTGTAACAAGTGTAGTATGCGGGAGTTCTGTTTTGCATGA